The genomic segment TCGTCCTGCTGCTGCGTCCGCTGCCCAAGGACATTTCCGCCGCTCCGGCCCATTGAGACAAGCGATGCGATATTCCACGCGCCACCTGATCCTGCCCGCCCTGCTTACGCTGGGGGCCTGTACCGTCGGCCCCGATTATGCCGGGCCGCCCGCACTCGGTTCTGCCGGTGGTGGCGACGGCTTCGTGCGCGCCGAAGGCGATTTCGCGCAGGGCCAGCCCGCGCTGGCTGACTGGTGGACCGGGCTGGGCGATCCGGTGCTGAACGAACTGGAAACGCGCGCCCTTGCCGGCAGCCCGGATCTTGCGGCGGCCAAGGCGCGCATTGGCGGCGCCCGTTCGGCACTGGCGGTGGAAAAGGCCGGCAGCAAGCCGTCGCTCACCGCCATGGGCGTTGCCGCCCATGTCCGCATTCCCGATCTGGGTGGTGGAAATTCGAGCGGTGAACCCACCACGGAAGAGGAATCTGGCGGGACGACTTCGACCAATTTCTTCAATCTTGGCCTCAATGCCGCGTGGGAAGTGGATCTTTTCGGCGGCCAGCGCCGGAAGGACGAGGCTGCGCGGGCCGAACTGGCCGGTGCCGAGGCAAGCGCGCAGGATGCGCAGGTCAGCCTCACTGCCGCCGTGGCCGAGGCCTATATCTCCTATCGCGAGCGTCGGCAGGGCCTGGCCCTTGCCGAAGCGGCAGTGAAGCAGCGTGAGGAACTGGCGGCCTATGCCCGCCAGCGTTTCGAACTGGGTTCGGGCACTTCAGTGGCAGTGGAACAAGCCAATTCGGCGCTGGAACAGGCGCGCCAGCAGGTTGCGCCGCTGCGGGCGGAAGCGCAGAGCTATGCCAATGCGCTGGCGATCCTGACGGGCGAGGCGCCCGGCGCGGTCGATCCGCTGCTGGCGCAGGTCGCGCCCATTCCGCTGCCGCCTGCCAGCGTTGCTGTCGGCAATCCGGAAGAACTGCTCAAGCGCCGCCCCGATATTCGCGTGGCCGAAAGGCGGCTGGCAGCGCAGAACGCCCGGATCGGTGTGGCCGAAGCCGCGCGTTTCCCGCGCCTCAATTTCATGGGCATTTTGGGGCTGGGCGGCAGCAATCTGGCCGATCTGACCCATCTGGACGATTTCACCGCCGTCGCCGCGCCGATGCTGCAATGGAACTTCCTCGATTTCGGCAAGGCGAAAGCCCAGGTCGGGCAGGCGGAAGCACGGCGCGACGAGGCGGAGGCGCTCTATCGCGGTACCGTGCTGGGCGCGTTGCGCGATGTGGAAGATGCACTTGCCGCCTTCCGCGCCTCGCGCGAGACAGTGGCCAGCCTTGCAAGGGCGGAAGAGAGTGCCGCCAAGATCGAAGACCTGCAACGCCAGCGCTATGAACTGGGCGCGGCGGGCAAGCCTGCCCTGCTGGAAGCGGAACTGGCGCACAACTCCGCCCGTCAGGCACTCGACCGGGCGACCGCCAAATTGACCAGCGATTTCGTGGCGTTGCAGAAGGCCCTCGGGCTCGGCTGGAGCGAAGGCGTTTCCGGCTTCTGATCCGATTTCTATGTGGCCGGAGGGCAAGCCCCAGCCTTCCGGTCACACCCCATGGGTTCAGCAGAGCTACAAGCGATAAGCTATCGCTTATAAGTGTCATAGAAGGTTGCTCCGTTGCTAAGCGACTGAGTGTGCCAATATTTCAGACCCCGTCCGGAATGGCGGGGGCTTCCCAACTCACCTCCCGCTTCTCCGACGCCAGAGAATGGGCGGCGTGCGTCATGCAACGAACCGCACCCCGCCTGAGAGCGATAAGAATTTGGGAGGACATATGCGTTTTACGAAGACCAGCCTGTTGCTGTGCGCGGCGACCGCCGCCCTGACAGGTGCAGCCCCGGCCATAGCGCAGGATGGAGCCGCTTCCGACACGGCAAACGACGATATCGGCGAAATCATCGTCACGGCACAGTTCCGCGAACAGCGGCTGCAGGACACGCCTATCGCGATCACCGCCATCGACGGCGAAGGTCTTGCGGCCCGCAGCTATTCGACCGTCACCGACCTGACCAACAGCGCGCCCAACGTGGTGCTGAAGCCCACCGGCTCGGCCTTCGGCCCCGGCGCGGCGGTGTTCATTCGCGGTGTCGGCCAGGCGGACACGAACTTCGCCTATGAGCCGGGCGTGGGCCTGTATGTCGACGATGTCTATCACGGCACCGTCTTCGGTTCGCAGCTGGACCTGTTGGACCTTGACCGGGTGGAAATCCTGCGCGGCCCGCAGGGCACGCTGGCGGGCAAGAACTCCATCGGCGGGGCAGTGAAGCTCTATACCAAGAAGCCCACCGGCGAAGGCGGCTTCCTGGAAGCCACCGTAGGTTCGCGCGATCAGCTTGACCTGCGCGGCAGCGCCGATTTCACCATCGTGCCCGACCGGCTGTTCATGCGCCTTTCCGGCGTTACGCGCCATCAGCAGGGCTATGTCACGCGCTACGATTTCGGCTGCAAGAACCCGGGCGTGGCGGGCATTCCGGCAACCGGTTCGCCCACCGAAGACTGCGTCATCGGGCATGAAGGCGGCAGGGATTACACCGCCGGCCGCATGGCCCTGCGCTGGGTGGCCAGCGACAATGTCGAAGTGAACATCTCCGCCAGCAAGCTGGTGGACGATTCCGAACCGCCGCCGACCACGCTGCTGGCCCTTACGGTGTCCAATGCGCTGACGCCCGGCTTCACCGATCGTTCGCTGCTGATCCCGGCTGAAGGCGAGTATTACAACTACTCGACCTATGTGACCCCCGCGTTCACCGACGCTGACGGCAGCCATCCGGCCACCGTGTGGGACCCGAATACCCGCCTGCGTGCGTGGGAAGTGGCGGGCACGATTGACTGGACCATCAGCGATACGCTGGCCCTCAAGTCGATCACTGCCTATCAGGATCTGTCGGGTTCCTATGGCTCGGACTATGACGTCACGCCGTTTGGCATCAACACGTCCAACATCACCAATTCGCACCACCAGTTCACGCAGGAACTGCGCCTGAACGGCACCAGCTTCAACGACAAGCTCGATTGGACCCTGGGCGCCTATTACTATGACGCGACGAGCTACATCGAAGGCGGCGACATCATCGCGCCGGGCCTTGCGACTTCTTCGGTCTTCTATTCGGACGATACGATTCCGGCGGAAAGCATCTCGGGCTTTGCCCATGCAGTGATCCACCTGACCGATCGCCTGAACCTGACCGGCGGCATCCGCTACACGCATGACAAGAAGGATTACCACTTCCGCCGCCTGAACGTGTTCGACACGAGCGAGCCGAGCTACACAGCGCAGAACAAGATCGACGGAGCCATCGGCAGCTATTCCGGTGACCGCGTGGATTATCGCGTGAATGCGGATTACCAGCTGACGCCGGACCTGATGGTCTATGCCCAGTTCAGCACCGGCTATCGCGGTGGCGGCGTAAATCCGCGCCCCTTCGTGATCCAGCAGGTGCAGCCGTTCCAGCCTGAATCGCTCAATGCCTATGAAATCGGCTTCAAGAGCGATTTCCTGAATCGCGCGGTGCGGCTGAACATGTCGGCCTTCATCAACGATTATAAGGACATCATCTTCTCCAACACCGCGCCGACCGTGGTGGACGGAGTGACGCTGAGCGCCCAGAACGCAACGCCGACCAATGCCGGCGATGCGCGCTTCACTGGCGTGGAAGCCGAACTGACCCTGCGGCCGGTAAAGGGCCTCACCATCGACGCCACCGGCAGCTATCTGGACTTCCAGTTGAAGAGCATCGGCGCGACCGGGGCGACGATCAGCGGCATCACGCTGGATTCGCTGGCGCCTTACATCACCAAGTGGAAGGCCAGCTTCGGTGCCCAGTATGAAGCCGACCTGGGCAGCGCCGGCACACTGACGCCGCGTTTCGACCTGGCCTACCAGTCGTCGTTCTTCACTGCGTCGGACAACAACCCGGCAACGCTGGTTCCGGCCTACACGGTTATGAACGCCCGCCTTACCTGGACCTCGCCGGACGAGGACTGGCAGGTTGCGCTGGCCGTCACCAACCTGACGGACGAGTTCTATTACCGGAACAAGGGCCGCCTGCCGATCGGCATCGTGTCGGGCCAGCCCGGCGCGCCGCGTGAATGGTCGCTCAGCGTTCGTCGCAATTTCTAGAGGTACCTCCCGAGGCGGGTCGTTTCCGGCTGAGCACCGGAGGCGGCCTGCCTCACCCTCTCTCCCGAGCCAGAGATCAGGCGGAAATGGCGCGTTTTTCGTTCAACGCGGCCAGAACGAATTCCTCCACGATCCGGGCAGCGGGCGTCGCGGTCGGAGAACGTGCAACCAGCCGCTGGAGCGGAGGGAAATCGCCGTCGAGCACTTCCAGCCGCCCGCTCGCAATACTGCCCGCCACCTGTTCATGCATCAGCACTGCAACGCCCTGGCCGTCTTCCACCATCTGCTGGATGATGTCTGGAAACTCCACATAGAGAAACGGCCTGACAGGCTTGATGCCCTTGCGCCGGAACTGCAGCTCCACCCAATGCTCCGGCTGCGCGTCGGAAGAGTGGATGATGTAATTCAGATCGTCATAGCTCAATTCGCCGGAATCCAGCTTCGCCCGCGTGCCCGGCGCGCCGACCAGCGCGGTGGGGACTTCGGCAATATGGCGGACATTCGGCCAGCTGCCGATCACTTGGCCCACCGAATAGACGACGATGTCGATCTTCCCGCGATCGAACCCGCTCTGCACTTCGTCAGGCCGGATCAGCGGCATCAGCACCAGCTCGATTTCAGGATGTTCCCTATAGAGGCGGGGAAGTGCGGGCTTGAGGTAGACGTCACGCAGGCGCGGGCCGATGCACAGCCGCACACGCTGGCGGCGGGCGCCCGGTTCGTCGCCGCGCATTTCCTTGCTCGCGCTCAGCATCATTTCGGCGCTTTCCAGTAGCTTCGTGCCGTCATGGGTCAGCAATGGCGTGGTTCCCCGGCGCCGGATGAACAATTGGCAGCCCAGCCGATCTTCCAGCATCGAGATCTGGTCGCTCACAGCGGGTTGCGAAATGCCGAGCTGGTCGGCCGCGCGGCTGAAACTGCCTGCCTTTGCCGCGCAAACGAAGGTCCGCAATTGCTGGAGCGTGAAATCGCGCTTGTCCTGAAACATCCGATTTCTCCCGGTATGGCGCGCGAATTTCGGCAAGCCATAAGTTATAACTTATGAAGCGTATAAGCACCGGATGCCTTGCAATTGCAAGGCCGCAGCTGTCTCCTCCCAATCGAAAAGGCGCGGAAAAGCGCGGTATCGAGCGTTTGATAGGGGAGATGGCGGGGTGACTACGGTGGCGGGCGAATTGTGCCCGATGGTCCTGCTGGAAGGTGGGCGGTTCTGGATGGGATCGGACGATCACTATCCCGAAGAACGGCCCTGCCGCGAAGTGAAAGTCGGCAGGTTCGAGATCGACGTCGTGCCCGTGACCAACCGGCAATTCGCGCGCTTCGTGGAGGCCACGGGATACGTCACCGTGGCAGAGCGGGCGCCCGACCCGGCGGATTATCCCGACGCCGATCCAGCCCTGCTCCAGCCCGGCTCGTCAGTCTTCATGGCGCCTGCGCGGCTGACCATGGGGATGAACCCCATGCAATGGTGGCAATTCGTGTTCGGCGCCAATTGGCGAGAGCCGCTGGGGCCGGGGAGCGGTTCTGCCGGGCTTGCCGATCATCCTGTAGTCCACATCGCCCACGAAGATGCCGATGCCTTTGCCAGATGGGCGGGCAAGCGGCTGCCGAACGAGGCGGAATGGGAATATGCCGCCCGCGGGGGGCTGGGCCGGCTGCCCTATGCCTGGGGCATCGAACTGGCGCCGGGGGGCGCTATGCTGGCCAATTACTGGCAGGGCGCTTTCCCGCTGGAGAATTCGCTGCTCGACGGGTGGGAGCGAACTTCCCCCGTCTGTTCCTATCCGCCCAATCCCTTCGGGCTTTACGACATGATCGGCAATGTCTGGGAATGGTGCAGCGACTGGTACAGCGATGCGCCGGGCAGGAAGGCGCCTTCCTGCTGCGGCGGTGACGATGCCCGCGTCGCCAGCCACGATCCCGACGATCCGGGCCGTAACTTCCCCCGAAAGGTGCTGAAGGGCGGATCGCATCTGTGCGCCGAGAATTACTGCCGCCGTTATCGCCCGGCGGCCCGTTATCCGCAGACCATCGACACATCGACATCCCATATCGGCTTCCGCTGCGTCCGCGACGTGGCGGCCAAGGCCGCTTGAAACGGAGAGAGCATTCCATGACTTCCCCTAATCGCCGCGCAAAGCAGGCCCGCGCCGCCATCGGTACGGCCATCGCACTGGTGTTCACGGTCAATGCGGCTGGCGCGGCCGCGGAAAGCCAGCCCGCAGGCGCCGCCCCCGCGCGCGAGTGGAAATATTATCCGCAACCTCCGCGTGCGCCTGCCGGGGCGCCCAATGTGCTGCTGATCATGACCGACGATGCCGGGTTCAGTTCGGCCAGCACTTTCGGTGGCCCGATCCCTACGCCCACTTTCGACCAGCTGGCGAAGGACGGGCTGCGCTATAATGAATTTCACACCACGGCCATGTGCTCGCCCACCCGTGCGGCGCTGCTGACCGGGCGTAATTCGCATGCCGTGGCCAGCGGTTCGATCACCAATGTCTCGGTGGATGAAAAGGGCTATACTTCGGTGATCCCCGACAGCGCCGCCACCTTGGGCAGCGTGCTGCGCGACAATGGCTATGACACTGCCTTCTTCGGCAAGAACCACAACACCCCCCTGTGGGAGACCGGCCCGATGGGACCGTTCAACCACTGGCCCAATGCCTGGGGCTTCGATTATTTCTATGGCTTCAACGGTGCGGCGGATGACCAGTTCAGGCCGCAGCTGATCGAGAACCGCAATCAGGTGGAGCCGCCGGCCGACCCGGATTACATCCTCGACAAGGACATGACCAATCACATGATCGACTGGCTGCGCGTCCAGCGCGTGCAGCGGCCCGATCATCCCTTCTTCGCCTATTTCTCGCCCGGTTCGATGCATTCGCCGCATCAGGCACCGGCAGACTGGATCGCGAAGTTCAAGGGCCAGTTCGACATGGGTTGGGACAAGCTGCGTGAACAGAACTTTGTCCGGCAGAAGGCCCTGGGCGTGATCCCGCAGGACGCAGTGCTCACGCCGCGCCCTGACGTCTTGCCCGCGTGGGACAGCATCGGGCCGGAAGCGCAGAAGATGTACGCGCACCAGATGGAAGTCGCGGCGGCGCAGCTGGCTTTCTTCGACTTCCAGCTAGGCCGCGTGATCGAGGAATTGCGCCAGAGCGGTCAGCTTGAGAACACCATGGTGATCTATCTGCAGGGCGATAATGGCGCCAGCATGGATAGCCAGCACGGTTCCAGCATGGAATTGCAAAGCCTGCTGGGGATCGAGCCTACCGAAGCGGAACTGATCGCCAATT from the Erythrobacter sp. SG61-1L genome contains:
- a CDS encoding efflux transporter outer membrane subunit, which produces MRYSTRHLILPALLTLGACTVGPDYAGPPALGSAGGGDGFVRAEGDFAQGQPALADWWTGLGDPVLNELETRALAGSPDLAAAKARIGGARSALAVEKAGSKPSLTAMGVAAHVRIPDLGGGNSSGEPTTEEESGGTTSTNFFNLGLNAAWEVDLFGGQRRKDEAARAELAGAEASAQDAQVSLTAAVAEAYISYRERRQGLALAEAAVKQREELAAYARQRFELGSGTSVAVEQANSALEQARQQVAPLRAEAQSYANALAILTGEAPGAVDPLLAQVAPIPLPPASVAVGNPEELLKRRPDIRVAERRLAAQNARIGVAEAARFPRLNFMGILGLGGSNLADLTHLDDFTAVAAPMLQWNFLDFGKAKAQVGQAEARRDEAEALYRGTVLGALRDVEDALAAFRASRETVASLARAEESAAKIEDLQRQRYELGAAGKPALLEAELAHNSARQALDRATAKLTSDFVALQKALGLGWSEGVSGF
- a CDS encoding TonB-dependent receptor: MRFTKTSLLLCAATAALTGAAPAIAQDGAASDTANDDIGEIIVTAQFREQRLQDTPIAITAIDGEGLAARSYSTVTDLTNSAPNVVLKPTGSAFGPGAAVFIRGVGQADTNFAYEPGVGLYVDDVYHGTVFGSQLDLLDLDRVEILRGPQGTLAGKNSIGGAVKLYTKKPTGEGGFLEATVGSRDQLDLRGSADFTIVPDRLFMRLSGVTRHQQGYVTRYDFGCKNPGVAGIPATGSPTEDCVIGHEGGRDYTAGRMALRWVASDNVEVNISASKLVDDSEPPPTTLLALTVSNALTPGFTDRSLLIPAEGEYYNYSTYVTPAFTDADGSHPATVWDPNTRLRAWEVAGTIDWTISDTLALKSITAYQDLSGSYGSDYDVTPFGINTSNITNSHHQFTQELRLNGTSFNDKLDWTLGAYYYDATSYIEGGDIIAPGLATSSVFYSDDTIPAESISGFAHAVIHLTDRLNLTGGIRYTHDKKDYHFRRLNVFDTSEPSYTAQNKIDGAIGSYSGDRVDYRVNADYQLTPDLMVYAQFSTGYRGGGVNPRPFVIQQVQPFQPESLNAYEIGFKSDFLNRAVRLNMSAFINDYKDIIFSNTAPTVVDGVTLSAQNATPTNAGDARFTGVEAELTLRPVKGLTIDATGSYLDFQLKSIGATGATISGITLDSLAPYITKWKASFGAQYEADLGSAGTLTPRFDLAYQSSFFTASDNNPATLVPAYTVMNARLTWTSPDEDWQVALAVTNLTDEFYYRNKGRLPIGIVSGQPGAPREWSLSVRRNF
- a CDS encoding LysR family transcriptional regulator — translated: MFQDKRDFTLQQLRTFVCAAKAGSFSRAADQLGISQPAVSDQISMLEDRLGCQLFIRRRGTTPLLTHDGTKLLESAEMMLSASKEMRGDEPGARRQRVRLCIGPRLRDVYLKPALPRLYREHPEIELVLMPLIRPDEVQSGFDRGKIDIVVYSVGQVIGSWPNVRHIAEVPTALVGAPGTRAKLDSGELSYDDLNYIIHSSDAQPEHWVELQFRRKGIKPVRPFLYVEFPDIIQQMVEDGQGVAVLMHEQVAGSIASGRLEVLDGDFPPLQRLVARSPTATPAARIVEEFVLAALNEKRAISA
- a CDS encoding formylglycine-generating enzyme family protein, yielding MVLLEGGRFWMGSDDHYPEERPCREVKVGRFEIDVVPVTNRQFARFVEATGYVTVAERAPDPADYPDADPALLQPGSSVFMAPARLTMGMNPMQWWQFVFGANWREPLGPGSGSAGLADHPVVHIAHEDADAFARWAGKRLPNEAEWEYAARGGLGRLPYAWGIELAPGGAMLANYWQGAFPLENSLLDGWERTSPVCSYPPNPFGLYDMIGNVWEWCSDWYSDAPGRKAPSCCGGDDARVASHDPDDPGRNFPRKVLKGGSHLCAENYCRRYRPAARYPQTIDTSTSHIGFRCVRDVAAKAA
- a CDS encoding arylsulfatase is translated as MTSPNRRAKQARAAIGTAIALVFTVNAAGAAAESQPAGAAPAREWKYYPQPPRAPAGAPNVLLIMTDDAGFSSASTFGGPIPTPTFDQLAKDGLRYNEFHTTAMCSPTRAALLTGRNSHAVASGSITNVSVDEKGYTSVIPDSAATLGSVLRDNGYDTAFFGKNHNTPLWETGPMGPFNHWPNAWGFDYFYGFNGAADDQFRPQLIENRNQVEPPADPDYILDKDMTNHMIDWLRVQRVQRPDHPFFAYFSPGSMHSPHQAPADWIAKFKGQFDMGWDKLREQNFVRQKALGVIPQDAVLTPRPDVLPAWDSIGPEAQKMYAHQMEVAAAQLAFFDFQLGRVIEELRQSGQLENTMVIYLQGDNGASMDSQHGSSMELQSLLGIEPTEAELIANSAADGTPHSYSNYNAAWAWAQNAPFPWGKQIASHLGGLRDGLVISWPKRIKATGQLRSQFHHVIDIAPTIYEAAGITPPETVDGVKQQPIDGVSMVYSFDAPKVPSARKEQYFEMLGNRSYYKDGWLASTTPGRAPYDRSTNPLDPAQFKWELYNLDSDYSQSKNVAAQYPAKLAELKADFETAAKQYNVYPIAADLIGRVGPGNRPSVLDGRKDFTFYAGGTRYPAGSFPALAAGWDMAARFTTSAVDADGPIVFSGDEAGGAGLYLEGGRPVFLYNATAREKERQWLKGDVLAPGAHEVTLSVTADPASGPRAARLVMLVDGKEAASASFPVYYAPRGGGVVGRYGTRTLLKDLANPPAKGLTVDTVRFTQR